The Alteromonas stellipolaris genome includes a region encoding these proteins:
- the gyrA gene encoding DNA topoisomerase (ATP-hydrolyzing) subunit A, with product MSDNANEILPVNIEEELKNSYLDYAMSVIVGRALPDVRDGLKPVHRRVLFAMNELKNDFNKPYKKSARVVGDVIGKYHPHGDSAVYDTIVRMAQPFSLRYMLVDGQGNFGSVDGDSAAAMRYTEIRMAKIAHELLADLDKETVDFVPNYDGTEHIPEVLPTKVPNLLVNGSSGIAVGMATNIPPHNLTEVINGCIALIKDPSITIDDLMLHIPGPDFPTAAMISGRKGIDDAYRTGRGKIYMRAKAEIETEDNGKETIIINEIPYQVNKARLIEKIAELVKEKRIEGISALRDESDKDGMRIVVEVKRNESAEVLLNHLYANTQLQTVFGINMVALDNGQPKVFNLKETLEAFILHRREVVTRRTVFELRKARDRAHILEGLAIALANIDPIIELIKASPGPADAKKALVAQGWDLGDVSQMLERAGDDAARPDWLMPEFGIRDGQYFLTEQQAQAILDLRLHRLTGLEHEKILEEYKQLLDVIAELLHILNSPERLMEVIEEELEKIRDEFGDERRTEITAASHDIDIEDLIEQEDVVVTLSREGYVKYQKLNDYEAQRRGGRGKSATKMKDEDFIEKLLVANTHDHILCFSTRGRLYWLKVYQLPFASRNARGRPIVNILPLEDNERITAILPIKEFEEGKFVLMATANGTVKKTDLSLYSRPRSSGIIAVNLNEGDELIGVDITHGDDDIMLFSDAGKVVRFNEKLRDSETGNVKLDPETGEELLALRPMGRTATGVRGIRLQDDQRVVSLIVPRGDGPILTATENGFGKRTPLEDYPAKSRATQGVVSIKVSERNGKVVGAVQVDESNEIMLISDQGTLVRTRVGEVSVVGRNTQGVRLIRTVENEHVVGLQRIEEVVEELLELDEDGNPIAIEEPIEQEENAAQDGDSSTTEE from the coding sequence ATGTCTGATAACGCTAACGAAATCCTCCCCGTTAATATTGAGGAAGAGTTAAAGAACTCCTATCTCGATTACGCGATGAGCGTTATTGTCGGGCGAGCATTGCCTGACGTAAGAGATGGTTTGAAGCCTGTACACCGCCGTGTGTTGTTCGCAATGAACGAACTTAAAAACGACTTCAATAAACCATACAAGAAATCTGCCCGTGTGGTAGGTGATGTAATTGGTAAGTATCACCCACATGGTGATTCTGCGGTATACGATACTATTGTACGTATGGCCCAGCCATTCTCGCTTCGCTACATGTTGGTAGACGGCCAAGGTAACTTTGGTTCGGTAGATGGCGATTCAGCCGCTGCGATGCGTTATACCGAAATACGTATGGCAAAAATTGCCCACGAACTTCTTGCCGACCTCGATAAAGAAACCGTCGACTTCGTACCTAACTACGATGGTACTGAACACATTCCAGAAGTGTTACCTACTAAGGTTCCTAACTTATTGGTAAACGGTTCTTCTGGTATCGCGGTAGGTATGGCAACTAACATTCCGCCACATAACTTAACTGAAGTTATTAACGGCTGTATTGCCCTTATTAAAGACCCATCAATTACGATTGATGACTTAATGCTTCATATCCCTGGTCCTGATTTCCCAACTGCCGCTATGATCAGTGGCCGTAAAGGTATTGATGACGCTTACCGTACTGGTCGCGGCAAAATATACATGCGCGCCAAAGCGGAAATTGAAACGGAAGATAACGGTAAAGAAACCATTATCATCAACGAAATTCCGTACCAAGTTAACAAAGCTCGCCTAATTGAAAAAATTGCTGAGCTAGTTAAAGAGAAGCGTATCGAAGGTATCTCTGCACTACGTGACGAGTCTGATAAAGACGGTATGCGTATTGTTGTTGAAGTAAAACGTAACGAATCAGCGGAAGTACTACTTAACCATTTATATGCCAATACTCAGCTACAAACAGTATTCGGTATTAACATGGTTGCGTTAGATAACGGCCAACCTAAAGTCTTTAACTTAAAAGAGACCTTAGAAGCCTTTATTCTACATCGCCGTGAAGTAGTAACCCGTAGAACCGTATTTGAACTACGTAAAGCCCGCGATCGTGCGCACATCCTTGAAGGTCTAGCTATTGCGCTAGCCAACATCGATCCAATCATTGAGCTAATTAAAGCCTCTCCTGGCCCTGCTGATGCGAAAAAAGCATTAGTTGCACAAGGTTGGGATTTAGGCGATGTATCGCAAATGCTTGAACGTGCAGGTGATGATGCTGCACGTCCAGATTGGTTAATGCCTGAGTTTGGTATTCGTGATGGACAATACTTCCTTACTGAACAACAAGCACAAGCAATTCTAGACCTTCGTCTGCATAGACTTACTGGTCTTGAGCACGAAAAAATTCTTGAAGAATATAAACAGCTTCTAGACGTTATTGCTGAACTACTTCACATCCTTAATAGCCCAGAGCGATTAATGGAAGTGATTGAAGAAGAGCTTGAAAAAATTCGTGACGAATTTGGTGACGAGCGCCGTACTGAAATTACTGCTGCTAGTCACGATATTGATATTGAAGACCTGATTGAACAAGAAGACGTTGTCGTTACCTTGTCTCGTGAAGGCTATGTGAAGTATCAAAAACTAAACGATTATGAAGCGCAGCGTCGTGGTGGCCGTGGTAAATCGGCAACTAAGATGAAAGACGAAGACTTCATTGAGAAACTATTGGTGGCCAATACCCATGACCACATTCTTTGTTTCTCAACCCGTGGCCGTTTGTACTGGCTGAAAGTTTATCAATTGCCGTTCGCGAGCCGTAATGCCCGTGGCCGTCCAATTGTGAATATTCTTCCTTTAGAAGATAACGAGCGTATTACTGCAATTTTACCTATCAAAGAATTTGAAGAAGGTAAGTTTGTATTAATGGCTACGGCTAACGGTACAGTGAAGAAAACAGATTTAAGCCTTTATTCACGTCCACGTTCAAGCGGTATTATTGCCGTTAACTTGAACGAAGGTGATGAACTAATTGGTGTTGACATTACCCATGGTGACGACGACATTATGTTGTTCTCAGACGCAGGTAAAGTGGTTCGCTTTAACGAAAAACTTCGTGATAGCGAAACAGGTAACGTTAAGTTAGATCCTGAAACTGGTGAAGAACTACTCGCACTACGTCCAATGGGCCGAACTGCTACGGGTGTTCGTGGTATCAGATTACAAGACGACCAACGCGTTGTTTCTCTAATTGTACCTCGTGGTGATGGTCCTATCCTTACTGCCACAGAGAACGGTTTTGGTAAACGTACGCCACTTGAAGATTACCCAGCGAAGAGCCGTGCTACACAAGGTGTAGTATCTATTAAGGTTTCTGAGCGTAATGGTAAAGTGGTTGGCGCGGTTCAAGTTGATGAATCCAATGAAATTATGCTTATTTCTGACCAAGGTACCCTAGTACGTACCCGCGTTGGCGAAGTTTCAGTAGTAGGAAGGAATACCCAAGGTGTTCGTCTTATCCGCACTGTTGAGAACGAGCATGTTGTTGGCTTACAACGTATAGAAGAAGTAGTTGAAGAATTGCTAGAGCTAGATGAAGATGGCAATCCAATCGCTATAGAAGAACCTATTGAGCAAGAAGAAAACGCTGCACAAGACGGCGACAGCTCAACGACAGAAGAGTAG
- the ubiG gene encoding bifunctional 2-polyprenyl-6-hydroxyphenol methylase/3-demethylubiquinol 3-O-methyltransferase UbiG, producing MTNVDEQEIDKFSELASRWWDPEGEFKPLHLINPLRLDFINQHSNGLFNKKVVDIGCGGGILAESMAKAGAEVVGLDMASASLEIAKLHGLESGINVEYHCVTAESFADSHAGEFDVVTCMEMLEHVPDPASVVRACAKLVKPGGHVFFSTLNRNIKSYLMGIVGAEYLLKLVPKGTHDHSRFIKPSELMQMTDEAGLLPRDMTGLHMDPVSQGFYLSDRNVDVNYLLYTVSQD from the coding sequence ATGACAAACGTTGATGAGCAGGAAATTGATAAGTTTTCAGAGTTAGCCTCACGATGGTGGGATCCTGAAGGTGAGTTCAAACCTCTACATTTAATTAACCCACTTCGTTTAGATTTTATTAATCAACACAGTAACGGCTTGTTTAACAAAAAAGTCGTAGATATTGGTTGTGGCGGCGGCATATTAGCAGAGTCGATGGCGAAAGCCGGTGCTGAAGTTGTGGGCCTAGATATGGCAAGTGCATCATTAGAAATTGCCAAGCTTCACGGTTTAGAGTCGGGCATTAACGTTGAGTACCACTGCGTGACCGCTGAATCATTCGCAGACAGTCATGCTGGTGAGTTCGATGTAGTTACCTGTATGGAAATGCTAGAGCATGTGCCAGATCCCGCTTCGGTAGTGCGAGCTTGCGCTAAATTGGTTAAGCCTGGCGGGCATGTTTTCTTCTCTACATTAAATCGAAATATAAAGTCTTATTTAATGGGGATCGTTGGCGCTGAGTATTTATTAAAGCTTGTTCCAAAAGGCACTCACGATCATTCTCGATTCATTAAACCTTCTGAACTCATGCAGATGACAGATGAGGCTGGTTTGTTACCACGAGATATGACCGGCTTACATATGGACCCAGTTTCCCAAGGTTTTTATCTGTCTGACCGGAATGTGGATGTTAACTACCTACTATATACGGTGTCGCAAGATTAA
- the nrdA gene encoding class 1a ribonucleoside-diphosphate reductase subunit alpha, protein MNNSLSVTKRNGEQESIDLEKIHKVVTWAAKGLENVSVSQVEIKAQIQFFDGINTSEIHETLIKSAADLISTDAPDYQYLAARLAIFHLRKKAYGQFEPPALFNHVTNMVEMGKYDKHLIEDYTAEEFAEMDTYIDHWRDMNFSYAAVKQLEGKYLVQNRVTGEIYESAQFLYILVAACLFANYPKDTRMSYIRRFYDAASTFKLSLPTPIMSGVRTPTRQFSSCVLIETGDSLDSINATASAIVKYVSQRAGIGVNAGRIRALGSPIRGGEAFHTGCIPFYKYFQTAVKSCSQGGVRGGAATLFYPLWHMEVESLLVLKNNRGVEENRVRHLDYGVQFNKLMYQRMMKDDYISLFSPSDVPGLYDAFFADQQKFERLYVQYENDDNIRKKRIKAMELFSLFMQERASTGRIYLQNVDHCNTHSPFNPEVAPVRQSNLCLEIALPTKPLQHVNDEEGEIALCTLSAFNLGAIKSLDEFEELSDLAVRALDNLLDYQDYPVPAAYNATMGRRTLGVGVINFAYYLAKNGVKYSDHSANGLVHRTFEAMQYYLLKASNNLAKEKGACPKFNETTYSQGIMPIDSYKKDLDGVCNEPLHYDWDALREEIKTHGLRNSTLSALMPSETSSQISNATNGIEPPRGFISIKSSKDGVLKQVVPEYERLRDKYELLWDIPSNDGYLQLVGIMQKFIDQTISANTNYDPSRYDGNKVPMKLLLKDLLTTYKLGVKTLYYHNTRDGATDASALEVKANEPLPRQEEVVIEEDDDCAGGACKI, encoded by the coding sequence ATGAATAATAGTTTATCCGTCACCAAGCGAAATGGTGAGCAAGAATCCATCGACTTAGAAAAAATTCATAAGGTGGTGACATGGGCTGCAAAAGGACTTGAGAACGTCTCAGTTTCACAAGTTGAAATTAAAGCTCAAATTCAGTTTTTCGACGGTATCAATACCAGCGAAATTCACGAAACCCTTATCAAATCAGCAGCTGACTTAATTTCTACAGACGCGCCTGATTACCAATACTTGGCAGCTCGCCTTGCTATTTTCCACCTTCGCAAGAAAGCCTACGGTCAGTTCGAGCCCCCTGCACTGTTTAACCATGTCACTAACATGGTTGAGATGGGCAAATACGATAAGCATTTAATTGAAGATTATACTGCTGAAGAATTTGCCGAGATGGATACCTACATCGATCATTGGCGCGACATGAACTTCAGCTACGCCGCCGTTAAGCAGCTTGAAGGTAAATACCTGGTTCAAAACCGTGTAACCGGTGAAATTTACGAAAGTGCCCAGTTCCTTTATATTTTGGTAGCAGCGTGTCTGTTCGCTAACTACCCGAAAGATACCCGTATGAGCTATATTCGTCGTTTCTACGATGCTGCTTCTACGTTTAAGTTATCACTACCTACGCCTATTATGTCTGGTGTACGTACCCCTACTCGTCAATTTAGCTCGTGTGTATTAATTGAAACTGGCGACAGCCTTGATTCAATCAACGCCACGGCTAGCGCTATCGTTAAATACGTAAGCCAGCGAGCTGGTATCGGTGTGAATGCTGGCCGTATTCGCGCATTAGGTAGCCCTATTCGCGGCGGTGAAGCTTTCCACACGGGTTGTATTCCATTCTATAAATACTTCCAAACAGCGGTTAAAAGCTGTTCTCAGGGCGGTGTTCGCGGTGGCGCAGCTACCTTGTTCTACCCGCTATGGCATATGGAAGTTGAATCGTTATTAGTGCTTAAGAACAACCGTGGTGTTGAAGAAAACCGTGTTCGTCACTTAGACTACGGCGTACAGTTCAACAAACTCATGTATCAACGCATGATGAAAGATGACTATATTTCACTATTTAGTCCATCTGACGTACCTGGTCTTTACGATGCTTTCTTTGCTGATCAACAAAAGTTCGAGCGTTTGTATGTTCAATACGAAAACGACGACAACATTCGCAAGAAGCGCATTAAAGCCATGGAGCTTTTCAGCTTGTTCATGCAAGAGCGTGCAAGCACAGGTCGTATTTACCTTCAAAACGTTGACCACTGTAATACTCACAGCCCGTTCAACCCTGAAGTAGCACCTGTACGTCAAAGTAACCTTTGTCTTGAAATTGCACTACCTACTAAGCCGTTGCAGCACGTTAACGACGAAGAAGGTGAAATTGCCCTTTGTACGCTGTCTGCTTTCAACTTAGGCGCCATTAAGTCGCTAGACGAATTTGAAGAGTTGTCAGACCTTGCAGTACGTGCGCTTGATAACCTACTCGATTACCAAGACTACCCAGTTCCAGCGGCATACAATGCCACTATGGGTCGCAGAACCTTAGGTGTGGGTGTTATCAACTTCGCTTACTACTTAGCGAAAAATGGTGTGAAATATTCAGACCATAGCGCTAATGGTCTTGTTCACCGCACGTTTGAAGCAATGCAGTATTACCTACTGAAAGCATCAAACAATCTTGCAAAAGAAAAAGGCGCGTGTCCTAAGTTTAACGAAACCACTTATTCGCAAGGCATTATGCCTATCGATAGCTACAAGAAAGATCTTGATGGCGTATGTAACGAGCCTCTTCATTACGATTGGGATGCGCTTCGTGAAGAAATTAAGACTCACGGTTTACGTAACTCTACCTTGTCTGCGTTAATGCCTTCTGAGACATCTTCTCAGATTTCAAACGCAACCAACGGTATTGAGCCGCCACGTGGCTTTATTAGTATTAAATCAAGTAAAGACGGTGTGCTTAAGCAAGTAGTACCAGAGTACGAGCGCTTAAGAGATAAGTACGAATTGTTGTGGGACATTCCTTCGAACGATGGTTACTTACAGCTAGTAGGTATTATGCAGAAGTTTATCGACCAAACTATCTCTGCTAACACCAACTACGATCCTAGCCGTTATGACGGTAACAAGGTTCCTATGAAGCTGTTACTGAAAGACCTATTAACAACCTACAAACTGGGTGTGAAAACCCTGTATTACCACAACACACGCGATGGTGCGACAGACGCTTCAGCATTAGAAGTTAAAGCCAATGAGCCGTTACCTCGTCAAGAAGAAGTGGTTATAGAAGAAGACGATGATTGTGCAGGCGGTGCGTGCAAAATTTAG
- the nrdB gene encoding class Ia ribonucleoside-diphosphate reductase subunit beta — translation MKYTTFNQQSTNPLVEPMFFGNPVNVARYDQQKHAIFEKLIEKQISFFWRPEEVDVSRDRVDFQKLTDPEKHIFISNLKYQTLLDSVQGRSPNIAFLPIISLPELETWVETWSFFETIHSRSYTHILRNLFSDPSDIFEDIVVNDEIKRRAADISKYYDDLIFATQLWQTQGEGVHTVDGVPHTINMYELKKKLYLCMNSVNALEAIRFYVSFACTFAFAERKLMEGNSKIIRLIARDENLHLSSTQHILNLWARSKDDPEMAQIAEDCKEEARAIFMNAVEQEKEWADYLFKTGSMIGLNKEILCSYVEYIANQRMTAIGLDAPFEISSNPLPWMNNYLNSDNVQVAPQESEISSYLVGQIDSAVSEDDFADFEL, via the coding sequence ATGAAATATACTACGTTTAATCAGCAAAGTACCAACCCATTGGTTGAACCTATGTTTTTCGGTAATCCGGTGAATGTAGCCCGTTACGACCAACAAAAGCATGCCATTTTCGAAAAGCTTATTGAAAAGCAGATTAGCTTTTTCTGGCGCCCTGAGGAAGTAGATGTATCTCGCGATCGAGTTGATTTTCAAAAATTAACCGACCCTGAAAAGCACATCTTTATTTCAAACTTGAAATACCAAACCCTATTAGACTCGGTACAAGGCCGCAGCCCTAATATTGCCTTTCTACCTATCATCTCGTTGCCTGAGCTTGAGACCTGGGTGGAAACATGGTCTTTCTTTGAAACCATTCACTCTCGCTCTTACACGCACATTTTGCGCAACCTGTTTTCAGATCCTAGCGATATTTTTGAAGACATTGTGGTTAACGATGAAATTAAGCGCCGTGCCGCCGACATTTCGAAGTACTACGACGACCTTATTTTTGCCACTCAATTATGGCAAACGCAAGGTGAAGGTGTGCACACAGTTGATGGCGTGCCTCATACCATCAACATGTACGAACTAAAGAAAAAACTGTATTTGTGCATGAACTCAGTAAATGCCTTAGAAGCAATTCGTTTCTACGTGTCGTTTGCTTGTACGTTTGCTTTTGCGGAACGCAAGTTGATGGAAGGTAATTCAAAAATTATCCGCCTGATTGCCCGCGATGAAAACCTGCATTTGTCTTCTACCCAACATATTTTAAATTTGTGGGCACGAAGCAAAGACGATCCTGAAATGGCGCAAATTGCAGAAGACTGCAAAGAAGAAGCACGCGCTATTTTCATGAACGCGGTTGAGCAAGAAAAAGAATGGGCTGATTACCTATTCAAAACCGGCTCTATGATTGGCCTTAACAAAGAAATCCTTTGTTCTTACGTTGAATATATTGCGAATCAACGTATGACGGCAATTGGTCTAGATGCGCCATTTGAAATCAGCAGTAACCCTCTACCGTGGATGAATAACTACCTTAACTCTGACAACGTTCAGGTTGCACCACAAGAGTCTGAAATTAGTTCTTATTTGGTTGGTCAAATTGACTCTGCCGTTAGTGAAGACGATTTTGCTGATTTCGAGCTCTAG
- the yfaE gene encoding class I ribonucleotide reductase maintenance protein YfaE gives MSNNDKTLRIDVVDVGCISSPPDTTLLTALEAANINIHYHCREGFCGACRTKLIEGEVEYTTDPLAFIDDDEILPCCCVALCPLKIKVPL, from the coding sequence ATGAGCAATAATGATAAAACACTCCGCATCGACGTTGTCGATGTGGGGTGTATTTCTTCTCCCCCTGATACTACGCTTCTTACCGCCCTTGAAGCCGCTAACATCAATATTCACTACCATTGCCGTGAAGGCTTTTGCGGTGCGTGTAGAACTAAGCTGATTGAAGGCGAAGTAGAATACACTACCGATCCCCTCGCCTTTATTGATGATGACGAAATTCTTCCATGCTGCTGCGTAGCCTTATGCCCGCTTAAAATCAAAGTACCGTTATAA
- a CDS encoding sensor histidine kinase has translation MKFGFYPRLAACLVGVFMVVMIACFYSTNLLQKRTQQEAEQKLHIGLAEHLVSDNPLLKEGVYDYEALGNLFHTLMILGPSFEFYYLDPEGTILTYSAEPGKVKATSVDIAPIKQLINTDRDFPIEGDDPRNIGLQKIFSAAPVYNNEKLQGYLYVIIGGERYDSIIANLQNSQSMREVALFMFVGLFLLLLALLVLFKYFTTPLRRLSDDMDSVREADFHREKLPPHLAKWNRNSANEIDRLGSAFTDMLTHIDNQFDQLNKIDSQRRVLLADLSHDLRTPLASLQGYIETLALNEDSLSKEDRRHFVDISLKNAKNLKHLIDQIFELAYLEGGQVTLHQESFPLGELLHDVAAKFELEAKQKNIAIKVIPDHFEYYVFADIGKLERVLTNLIANAIRHTPADGSIDLAVVLHNDKLRVDIRDTGIGISDKEIAYIFDARYQASNTEKDTCSHAGLGLAICKKLMTLLNSDLRVESQLGKGTCFSFELTLANSH, from the coding sequence ATGAAATTTGGCTTTTATCCTCGCCTTGCTGCGTGCTTGGTTGGCGTATTTATGGTGGTGATGATTGCCTGTTTTTACTCCACAAATTTATTGCAAAAGCGTACTCAACAAGAAGCTGAACAAAAACTGCATATCGGGTTGGCCGAACACTTGGTTAGCGATAATCCGCTGCTAAAAGAAGGCGTATACGATTATGAAGCCCTTGGAAATCTTTTTCATACGTTAATGATACTAGGGCCAAGCTTCGAGTTTTATTATTTAGACCCTGAGGGCACCATACTCACGTATTCAGCTGAACCTGGCAAAGTAAAAGCTACGTCGGTGGATATCGCGCCGATAAAACAACTGATTAATACCGATCGCGATTTTCCTATTGAAGGCGACGACCCAAGAAATATTGGCCTGCAAAAAATATTTTCGGCAGCACCGGTTTATAACAATGAGAAGTTGCAGGGCTACCTTTACGTTATTATTGGTGGTGAGCGTTACGATTCTATTATCGCGAATTTACAAAACAGCCAGAGCATGCGCGAAGTGGCGTTGTTCATGTTTGTTGGTTTGTTTTTATTATTGTTGGCCCTTCTTGTGTTATTTAAATATTTTACCACGCCATTAAGGCGCTTAAGCGATGATATGGACAGCGTGCGTGAAGCTGATTTTCATCGTGAAAAATTGCCCCCTCACTTGGCTAAATGGAACAGAAACAGTGCCAACGAGATAGACCGTTTGGGCAGTGCATTTACCGACATGCTTACCCATATAGACAACCAGTTCGACCAGCTTAATAAAATTGATAGCCAGCGCAGAGTATTGTTGGCCGACTTATCTCACGACCTTCGCACTCCTTTGGCTAGTCTTCAAGGTTACATTGAAACGCTTGCGCTAAATGAAGATAGCTTGTCTAAAGAAGATAGAAGGCACTTTGTAGATATCTCTTTAAAAAATGCGAAAAATTTAAAGCATCTTATCGATCAAATATTCGAGCTAGCGTATTTAGAAGGCGGACAAGTTACCTTGCATCAAGAGTCTTTCCCGCTAGGCGAATTGCTGCACGACGTAGCGGCAAAATTTGAGCTTGAAGCCAAACAGAAAAATATCGCCATTAAAGTTATTCCCGACCACTTTGAATACTACGTGTTTGCTGATATTGGTAAACTTGAGCGTGTGCTTACGAATCTTATTGCCAATGCTATTCGCCACACCCCAGCAGATGGCAGCATAGACCTTGCTGTGGTGCTACACAACGATAAGCTAAGAGTAGATATTCGTGATACTGGCATTGGTATTAGCGATAAAGAAATTGCCTATATTTTTGATGCTAGGTATCAGGCCAGTAATACAGAAAAAGACACCTGTAGCCACGCAGGTTTAGGTTTGGCTATTTGCAAAAAGCTTATGACACTGCTTAATTCAGATTTGCGAGTAGAGAGTCAATTAGGGAAGGGCACGTGTTTCAGCTTTGAACTTACGTTAGCGAACAGCCATTAA
- a CDS encoding response regulator transcription factor — MTDKILIVEDDQDIANLMRVNLLELGVEIEHQTDGKIALECALSDEYAIVILDVMLPSMSGLDICRKVRDALPMQSIIMLTSKTSETDRVLGLELGADDYMTKPFSVRELQARVRSQLRKYHVVQQTQATQPQADTPLTLGRLTIDQRNHQVFLSDEELVLTATEFELLHHLASHPGQVFSRSQLLESVWGYHHSGYEHTVNSHINRLRSKLENDATAPQIVQTVWGVGYKFNPQGV; from the coding sequence ATGACCGACAAAATATTAATCGTTGAAGACGACCAAGATATCGCCAATTTAATGCGGGTTAATCTGTTAGAACTAGGTGTTGAAATAGAACATCAAACTGACGGAAAAATAGCACTGGAATGCGCGTTATCTGATGAATACGCCATTGTGATTCTGGATGTAATGCTACCTAGTATGAGTGGCCTAGATATATGTAGGAAGGTGCGCGATGCCTTACCTATGCAAAGCATTATTATGCTTACCTCGAAAACCTCTGAAACCGATAGGGTCTTGGGGTTAGAGCTTGGCGCTGATGATTACATGACAAAACCTTTTAGCGTAAGGGAGCTGCAAGCAAGGGTGCGTTCTCAGCTTCGAAAATATCATGTGGTGCAACAAACTCAAGCGACTCAACCACAAGCAGATACACCGTTAACACTAGGCCGATTAACTATCGATCAACGGAACCATCAGGTGTTTCTATCTGATGAAGAACTGGTACTAACCGCCACTGAATTTGAACTGCTTCATCATTTGGCCAGCCACCCTGGACAAGTGTTTAGTCGTAGTCAGTTATTAGAGTCGGTGTGGGGCTATCACCATAGTGGATACGAGCACACGGTGAACTCGCACATTAATCGGTTGCGTTCAAAATTAGAAAACGATGCTACTGCACCTCAAATCGTACAAACCGTTTGGGGCGTAGGGTATAAATTTAATCCTCAAGGAGTTTAA
- a CDS encoding spondin domain-containing protein: MQYLAKHYKKALVLTLPFLLAACGDDDTREVIVEVEVPAEIPDPVPVSYDVTVTNLTNGQPVSPPAVVLHSEGTLWEVGAVASVELERIAEQGDSADFLMLGDASAGGVGPITPGDSQTISVSINDITDANLTIAAMLGNTNDAFTGINSWSLANLEVGATYTTTRPAYDAGTEANTESATTVPGPAANGEGFSPSRDDTGFISMHPGVVSADDGLSSSALTVEHKFDNPVIRIQITRTE, encoded by the coding sequence ATGCAATATTTAGCCAAACATTATAAAAAAGCATTGGTACTTACTTTACCCTTTTTGCTTGCGGCGTGTGGCGATGACGATACCCGTGAAGTAATAGTCGAAGTAGAAGTGCCAGCTGAAATTCCAGATCCAGTGCCGGTATCTTACGATGTAACCGTGACCAATTTAACGAATGGTCAGCCAGTATCACCGCCCGCGGTAGTGCTGCATAGCGAAGGTACGTTGTGGGAAGTAGGTGCAGTCGCATCGGTCGAGTTAGAGCGTATTGCTGAACAAGGTGATTCTGCCGACTTTTTAATGCTAGGTGATGCAAGTGCTGGCGGTGTTGGCCCAATTACCCCAGGCGATTCACAAACCATTAGTGTATCGATTAACGATATCACAGACGCTAACCTTACTATTGCCGCTATGTTGGGCAATACCAACGATGCCTTTACCGGTATCAATAGTTGGAGCTTAGCGAACCTTGAAGTGGGTGCTACTTATACCACTACGCGTCCAGCTTATGACGCTGGTACAGAAGCAAACACTGAAAGTGCAACAACAGTACCAGGGCCTGCCGCAAACGGAGAGGGCTTTAGCCCAAGTCGTGACGACACAGGGTTTATCTCTATGCACCCTGGTGTGGTTAGCGCTGACGATGGGCTTTCAAGCTCTGCGCTAACGGTTGAACACAAGTTCGATAACCCTGTTATTCGTATTCAAATTACGCGAACAGAGTAA